In the genome of Plasmodium yoelii strain 17X genome assembly, chromosome: 14, one region contains:
- a CDS encoding zinc finger protein, putative, protein MDDKMGRDLTIPFMEQRELAKELNPRKNWLKRILINNNWSDLKLFIKAGDLKKKIGDSCSSCQRSVKNIYYLSKDKIFCDICEEIYCLYCTKDIDVMKDNQSKYIKLKLCRDCFIYINELKCIIHPNLTIDKHAIELVNNFNEISNRYTITCSNISQLNGLILLCQNNMEFLDNFKSEIDQLRGTIQADIKFLTAMKKSKTGINNNFILNKMEKNLSQYLKIIKNKITPVAFDVLNNTQELLCKK, encoded by the coding sequence ATGGATGATAAAATGGGTAGAGATTTAACCATTCCGTTTATGGAACAAAGAGAACTTGCAAAGGAATTAAATCCAAGAAAAAATTGGCTCAAaagaatattaataaataacaattggtcagatttaaaattatttataaaagctggtgatttaaaaaaaaaaattggtgATTCATGCAGTAGTTGTCAACGAAgtgttaaaaatatatattatttaagtaaagataaaatattttgtgaTATTTGTgaagaaatatattgtttatattgCACAAAAGATATAGATGTTATGAAAGATAATcaatcaaaatatataaaattgaaatTATGTAGAgattgttttatatatattaatgaattaaaatgtattattcaTCCAAATTTAACAATTGATAAGCATGCAATTGAActtgtaaataattttaatgaaatTTCTAACAGATATACAATTACATGTAGTAACATATCACAATTAAATGGACTAATTTTATTATGCCAAAATAATATGGAGTTTttggataattttaaatCTGAAATAGACCAACTTCGGGGTACTATACAAGCCgatattaaatttttgaCCGCTATGAAAAAAAGTAAAACTGGaataaataacaattttatacTTAATAAAATGGAGAAAAATTTATCCCAGTAtttgaaaattattaaaaataaaattaccccTGTAGCTTTTGACGTTCTAAATAACACACAGGAATTgctttgtaaaaaataa
- a CDS encoding erythrocyte membrane protein, with protein MEDNKNIINSNGNEIEIQDEHGSISKRKKDGIINNFNLINHINDKNSDNNSDNNNNSDNNSNIDNNSNSDIDSDNNSDNNSNIDNNSGNNSNIDNTRDNTSNSDNYSNSDNNSNSDNYSNSDNNSNSDNSSNSDNSSNSDIDSDNNSDNYSNSDNYSNSDNNSNSDIDSDNNSDNYSNNDNYSNNDNYSNNDNYSNNDNYSNSDNYSNIDNNSNIDNNSDIDNNSNIDNNSNIDNNSDNNSGNNSNIDNNGDSDNNSNIDNNGDSDNNSDRNRIRIRNRNRNRNRNRNNNRNRNSKKKSPRYEESEQDIENYLNENKTNHKDTIIKKNNESDNIMKNNKHRRNFIASSCDENEANNDTHSLKIISNSTHRDINKKSDKYKKALSDYVNKHGKQILNTIKKKMKGAENVNNNNITNGRENENDDDNTFRWINSLFHNETNDEENRNMEEASKFYGGIKIQKVNAAVNPTNNNNSKKINTDIKVPEVLDIVKLPESNNLDESLNSPNISSLAQNGNNESNRTGENNTNEQQVVAERENANIADYIYNGKWEYPLSIYQKIIFKSPDHDYKKWICHCNILCVLNLPLNVSDSYLLKSLIDMYYKHKNRDMTLDLLDIFDFEYINTCLEIYSSINEAPKKYELLASHLGIIKFDILFTTGPSYTKNEMVISHIYSISKKLYKPEEFPIGSLGLIYFKNEKYAKEFWTVFSKVSTIINGKVIQLMPDINGFKIFIEASVYYIQPDSLFAQINYNELNKLISSIKNKLPEINKMMKLIKKYFKQESIWNLIFSNVDISFLKYYMENLGNSQEAETGQNDPNESNELSEPVEYPNTNGQNSIISFSKAEKDERVSVHLFKTNNNDICVIHKVDELKSKYVCSPNILVRVYNTHINQFLLSKGYCLIACPYLNLETGKKVADFLNKFYLLDWIYNSKDQTCYYYAFKSILEALAVFKKNFIASPYHYMCSLFLKFPFGIVTAVYLNLNPDFNPNTIKTKNPQKLLVLKDDAEKMPKFNFDPYSISIMNCLGIQNPQTQQQGNTSNTQNRNISQNESNSNSKKMCLYHSQQKHKLKILSSTEEFFISTDRCLQHAIINKIFTYHVGLPKSMNGSAIQLRRNPQCYKCITDIPQIITQCTSQQQNATSLGNTPSRNRAQSNQNNRNINTRHTRTPVLQQPNTNSSSLQTRSALPSNLNSNMARSSNLNQNNLRQGNMPATNSNQTRYYPIDLNHPVFRSIGLHQGCIHPSYLYPSYFQLSNIRLQNLQSSNRHSQNLQPSNNNPQNLQPSNNNAQNPQRSNTNAQNLQRSNTNAQNLQRSNTNAQNLQRSNSHPQNLQPSNTHPQNLQPSNTHAQNLQLSNSHAQNLQLSSIYLQNLQNLQNLQNLQPFNIYPHNIQPCNRHPHNLQPCNRHIHNHQPCNRHPQNIQLCNIHLQNIQLCNRHPQNIHLCNRHPQNIQPCNRHPQNIQPCNRHPQNIQPCNRHPQNIQPCNRHPQNIQPCNNNFVNQQTIIPQLNNNQNNNTHPNTQIQSNIDQRNLQNNHQNRIEPHIERHNFPSTDSLNRSTQENNNNHIRSNIKRKHKDGSKLKHINNITGISYDSNSHKSISKCSSEIYENMSSESNRLKKSRLNDNLVNTKCDCQETNTNKSVTRNESQPDENNNTSKHDDTNANPTNSQP; from the coding sequence ATGgaagataataaaaacataataaattCCAATGGAAATGAAATCGAAATTCAAGATGAACACGGCTCTATctcaaaaagaaaaaaagatgGTATCatcaataattttaatttaataaaccATATTAACGATAAAAATAGCGACAACAATAGTGATAACAATAACAATAGCGATAACAATAGCAATATCGATAACAATAGCAATAGCGATATTGATAGCGATAACAATAGCGATAACAATAGCAATATCGATAACAATAGTGGTAACAATAGCAATATCGATAACACTAGGGATAACACTAGCAATAGCGATAACTATAGCAATAGCGATAACAATAGCAATAGCGATAACTATAGCAATAGCGATAACAATAGCAATAGCGATAACAGTAGCAATAGCGATAACAGTAGCAATAGCGATATTGATAGCGATAACAATAGTGATAACTATAGCAATAGCGATAACTATAGCAATAGCGATAACAATAGCAATAGCGATATTGATAGCGATAACAATAGTGATAACTATAGCAATAACGATAACTATAGCAATAACGATAACTATAGCAATAACGATAACTATAGCAATAACGATAACTATAGCAATAGCGATAACTATAGCAATATTGATAACAATAGCAATATTGATAACAATAGCGATATTGATAACAATAGCAATATTGATAACAATAGCAATATCGATAACAATAGCGATAACAATAGTGGTAACAATAGCAATATCGATAACAACGGCGATAGCGATAACAATAGCAATATTGATAACAACGGCGATAGCGATAACAATAGCGATAGAAATAGAATTAGAATTAGAAATAGAAATAGAAATAGAAATAGAAATAGAAATAACAATAGAAATAGAAATTCTAAAAAAAAGAGTCCACGCTATGAGGAAAGTGAACAAGACATAGAAAActatttaaatgaaaataaaactaaTCATAAAGATACTATCATAAAAAAGAATAATGAAAGCGataatattatgaaaaacaATAAACATAGACGAAATTTTATAGCTTCGAGTTGTGACGAAAATGAAGCTAATAATGATACCCATTCTTTGAAAATTATTTCGAATTCAACGCATAGagacataaataaaaaatctgACAAATACAAAAAGGCGCTATCTGATTATGTAAATAAGCATGGTAAACAAATCCTGAATaccattaaaaaaaagatgaaaggTGCAGAGAAtgtaaataacaataatattacTAATGGAAGAGAAAATGAAAACGATGATGATAATACATTTAGATGgataaattcattatttcATAACGAAACcaatgatgaagaaaatcGAAATATGGAAGAAGCTAGCAAATTTTATGGTGgtataaaaattcaaaaagtAAATGCCGCTGTCAACCCAACCAATAATAacaattcaaaaaaaattaataccgATATAAAGGTGCCTGAAGTTTTGGATATTGTGAAATTACCGGaatcaaataatttagatGAATCATTAAATTCACCAAATATAAGTTCATTAGCTCAAAATGGCAATAATGAAAGTAACCGAACTGGTGAAAATAATACCAACGAACAACAAGTTGTGGCAGAAAGAGAAAATGCAAACATAGCTGATTATATCTATAACGGAAAATGGGAATATCCGCTAAgcatatatcaaaaaataatatttaaaagtcCCGATCATGATTACAAAAAATGGATATGCCATTGCAATATTTTATGCGTTTTAAACCTTCCTTTAAATGTATCGGACTCATACTTATTAAAATCTTTAATagatatgtattataaacataaaaatcgGGATATGACATTAGATCTATTGGATATATTCGATTTTGAGTATATAAATACTTGTTTGGAAATTTATTCGTCTATTAATGAAGctccaaaaaaatatgaattacTAGCTAGCCATttaggaataataaaatttgatatattatttactACAGGGCCATCTTACACAAAGAATGAAATGGTAATATCCCATATTTATTCTATCTCTAAAAAGTTGTATAAGCCAGAAGAATTCCCCATTGGTAGCTTAGgcttaatatattttaaaaatgaaaaatatgctAAAGAATTTTGGACTGTTTTTTCGAAAGTTTCAACTATAATTAATGGAAAAGTTATTCAACTTATGCCTGACATAAATGggttcaaaatatttatagaaGCAtctgtatattatatacagcCTGATTCCCTATTCGcacaaattaattataacgAGTTGAATAAGCTGATATCtagtattaaaaataagctcccagaaataaataaaatgatgaagcttataaagaaatattttaaacAAGAAAGTATATGGAATCTGATTTTTTCAAACGTCGACAtaagtttcttaaaatattatatggaAAATCTAGGAAACTCGCAAGAGGCTGAAACAGGACAGAATGACCCAAACGAATCAAATGAACTATCAGAGCCAGTTGAGTATCCAAACACTAATGGCCAAAATTCtataatttcattttcaaaGGCAGAAAAAGATGAACGAGTTTCAGTTCACCTTTTTAagacaaataataatgatatatgTGTGATACACAAGGTAGATGAGCTGAAGTCGAAATATGTTTGTTCTCCAAACATTTTAGTTCGGGTATACAACACGCATATAAACCAATTTTTGCTGAGTAAAGGATATTGTTTGATAGCATGTCCATATTTAAATCTAGAAACAGGGAAGAAAGTTGCcgattttttaaataaattttatttattagatTGGATATATAACTCAAAGGATCAAACATGCTATTATTACGCTTTCAAATCCATATTAGAAGCTTTGGCGGTTTTTAAAAAGAATTTTATTGCATCACCATATCATTATATGTGTTCGCTGTTTTTAAAATTCCCTTTTGGTATCGTCACGGCAGTTTATCTAAATCTTAATCCCGATTTTAATCCAAAtacaattaaaacaaaaaatccACAAAAATTGTTGGTATTAAAAGACGATGCAGAAAAAATGCctaaatttaattttgatCCGTATAGTATATCTATTATGAACTGTTTAGGCATACAAAATCCTCAAACACAACAACAAGGGAATACGAGCAATACCCAAAATAGAAATATATCGCAAAATGAATCCAATTCTAACTCCAAAAAGATGTGTTTATATCACTCCCAACAAAAACATAAACTTAAAATACTTAGCTCAACAGaagaattttttataagcaCAGATAGATGTCTTCAGCACGCAATAATCAACAAAATATTCACATATCATGTTGGTTTGCCAAAATCGATGAATGGATCCGCCATACAGCTTCGTAGAAATCCCCAATGCTACAAGTGCATAACAGATATACCTCAAATCATAACGCAATGCACTTCTCAACAACAAAATGCCACGTCCTTGGGAAATACTCCCTCTAGAAATCGAGCTCAATCCAATCAGAACaatagaaatataaataccAGGCATACGCGTACACCCGTTTTACAACAACCCAATACCAACTCTTCCAGTTTGCAAACCAGAAGTGCATTACCATCtaatttaaattcaaatatggCACGTTCTTCTAATTTAAACCAAAACAATTTGCGTCAAGGAAATATGCCTGCGACCAATTCAAATCAAACAAGGTACTATCCTATTGACTTGAATCATCCCGTTTTTCGGTCAATAGGTTTACATCAAGGCTGCATTCATCCTTCCTACTTGTATCCCTCCTACTTTCAACTTTCTAACATCCGTCTTCAAAATCTTCAATCTTCTAACAGGCATTCTCAAAATCTTCAACCTTCTAACAACAATCCTCAAAATCTTCAACCTTCTAACAACAATGCTCAAAACCCTCAACGTTCTAATACCAATGCTCAAAACCTTCAACGTTCTAATACCAATGCTCAAAACCTTCAACGTTCTAATACCAATGCTCAAAACCTTCAACGTTCTAACAGCCATCCTCAAAATCTTCAACCTTCTAATACCCATCCTCAAAATCTTCAACCTTCTAATACCCATGCTCAGAACCTTCAACTTTCCAACAGCCATGCTCAGAATCTTCAACTTTCTAGTATCTATCTTCAAAATCTGCAAAACCTTCAAAATCTTCAAAATCTTCAACCTTTTAATATCTATCCCCATAATATTCAGCCTTGCAATCGCCATCCTCATAATCTTCAGCCTTGCAACCGCCATATCCATAATCATCAGCCTTGTAACCGCCATCCACAAAATATTCAGCTTTGCAACATTCATCTCCAAAATATTCAGCTTTGCAATCGCCATCCCCAAAATATTCATCTTTGCAATCGCCATCCCCAAAATATTCAGCCTTGCAACCGCCATCCCCAAAATATTCAGCCTTGCAACCGCCATCCCCAAAATATTCAGCCTTGCAACCGCCATCCCCAAAATATTCAGCCTTGCAATCGACATCCCCAAAATATTCAGCCTTGCAACAACAATTTTGTTAACCAGCAAACTATAATTCCCCAATTGAATAATAATCAGAACAATAATACGCATCCTAACACCCAGATCCAAAGTAATATAGACCAAAGAAATTTACAAAACAATCACCAAAATAGAATAGAACCACATATTGAAAGACACAATTTTCCATCTACCGACTCATTAAATCGTTCCACacaagaaaataataataatcatatAAGATCAAATATCAAAAGAAAGCACAAAGACGGTTCAAAGTTgaagcatataaataatattacagGGATATCATATGATTCCAATTCACATAAATCAATTAGTAAATGCAGTAGTGAAATTTATGAAAACATGAGTTCAGAAAGTAATCGTCTCAAAAAATCACGCCTAAATGATAATTTAGTGAATACAAAATGCGATTGTCAAGAGacaaatacaaataaaagtGTAACAAGAAACGAAAGTCAAccagatgaaaataataatacctCAAAACACGATGATACCAATGCAAATCCGACTAATTCCCAACCATGA
- a CDS encoding ER membrane protein complex subunit 7, putative — protein sequence MMIREKLNFLSIFFLVIFFYIHITISECKSDFIELNNNYVEGIVKAKLDILAESTVYLDSDTFVKPRADGYFIFTNVKEGIYDIFVNHPYIEFNKFQVEVKKSITKNNDKIYIVRAYEYISPFEKNNLMVTQIVFEVNSIFEFLVPKKTFYLFNILKSPIFLIFLFSLILLSVLPKMQKLQEEVNEESTNTVTYKSGFIESVK from the coding sequence ATGATGATAagagaaaaattaaattttttgagcatcttttttttggtaatttttttttatatccacATAACAATATCAGAATGTAAATCCGATTTTATAGaactaaataataattatgtagAAGGTATAGTAAAAGCGAAATTAGATATTTTAGCCGAAAGTACTGTGTATTTGGATTCAGATACTTTTGTTAAACCTCGAGCCGAcggttattttatttttactaatGTAAAAGAAGgaatatatgatatatttgttaatcaTCCATATATTGAATTTAACAAATTTCAAGTTGaagtaaaaaaaagtataacaaaaaataatgataaaatatatatagtaagAGCATATGAATACATATCTccatttgaaaaaaataatttaatggTGACACAAATTGTTTTTGAAGTTAATAGCATTTTTGAATTTCTTGTTCCTAAAAAGACTTTTTacttatttaatatattaaaaagtccaatttttttaatttttttattttccttaattttattaagtGTTTTACCGaaaatgcaaaaattacAAGAAGAAGTAAATGAAGAATCTACGAATACCGTCACATATAAATCCGGTTTTATTGAATCTGTTAAATAA
- a CDS encoding ras-related protein Rab-5B, putative, whose product MGCGSSTQRPQTTKNINVLTPSVGQEKEDKKVKVVLLGDSGVGKSSIALYLCHGRFSDSHQVTIGAAFLHHTIHLKNGETMKLHIWDTGGQERFRAMAPLYYRDAYGAIVVYDSNNVDSFNSLKYWINEIKSSGPRNCCIMVVANKKDLPQKINSEMVMKFCKEQHVSFIECSAKTGENIKTLFERLASHIYSRL is encoded by the exons ATGGGATGTGGATCAAGTACTCAACGGCCTCAAAcgacaaaaaatataaacgtTTTAACACCATCAGTAGGGCAAGAAAAGGAAGATAAAAAAGTTAAAGTCGTTTTATTAGGTGATAGTGGTGTTGGAAAATCAAGTATTGCTTTGTATTTATGCCATGGTCGTTTTTCAGATAGTCATCAAGTAACTATAGGAGCAGCTTTTTTGCACCATACAATTCATTTGAAAAATg gGGAAACAATGAAACTTCATATTTGGGATACTGGAGGACAAGAAAGATTCCGAGCAATGGCTCCCTTATATTATCGTGATGCATATGGAGCTATTGTTGTTTATGATTCAAa TAATGTCGATTCATTTAATTCGTTGAAATACTGGATTAATGAAATAAAGTCAAGTGGACCACGAAATTGTTGTATTATGGTTGTAGCAAATAAAAAGGATTTaccacaaaaaataaattcagAG atgGTAATGAAATTCTGTAAAGAGCAGCATGTTTCATTTATCGAATGCTCCGCAAAG acaggagaaaatattaaaaccTTATTTGAACGACTCG CAAGCCACATTTATTCACGGCTTTAA
- a CDS encoding RNA-binding protein, putative: MAITNLCGMPETQNPSTMKTFLTKTQHDITLTSADTRVFIKNIKTGVTMNQFKKSLEKYGALQVYFYEPKENDQGWAWVGFENKEAAEKAIEDAEKALENKESSENNEINSNLDKNEDNDNGSGSFYVEENDESVENQENEINEDENDNDEEDD; this comes from the coding sequence atggcaATTACAAACTTGTGCGGAATGCCAGAAACCCAAAACCCTTCCACAATGAAAACATTTCTCACAAAAACACAACATGATATCACATTAACATCAGCTGATACAAGAGtgtttataaaaaacataaaaacaGGTGTTACAATGaatcaatttaaaaaatccCTAGAGAAATATGGTGCTTTACAAGTTTACTTTTATGAACCAAAAGAAAATGATCAAGGATGGGCATGGGTTGGATTTGAAAACAAAGAAGCCGCAGAAAAGGCAATTGAAGACGCCGAAAAGGCTTTGGAGAACAAAGAATCCTCAGAAAATAACGAAATTAATTcaaatttagataaaaatgaagataatgATAACGGATCAggtagtttttatgttgaaGAAAATGACGAATCCGTAGAAAACcaagaaaatgaaattaatgaagatgaaaatgataacgatgaagaagatgattaa
- a CDS encoding tetratricopeptide repeat protein, putative has protein sequence MDNLKKVLWSIEELIYTNNQDEDIYEKKEKEIKEYLLNLHKNSFDNETEKLEDNEKWLSDNSTILEELVVENGNFFNLLKLVKECKYEKCITNPWVSSIFKLILEKFKNENYSTIYEIKKEIFNFISAEKEQVQKRIKRTEGLKKGANDLPIFSCFVFFYEMKILLCCNIFLNMFVQCNWTGPSLIINNEKIKNNEKSEEDKYFNEFVDSIKIKNDDFLNSCLEFLSLEGEYIYEYCNLINAFCLCIIFLGFLNNFSKHDDEKNPHGKEYNNLMAYLENTEDTKIETREEKNNDGENSLDSLIFARSKYLWKARIYFIWQRLFSSSSSNFMYVLKVHIIDTPFNIFKNMNILPNNFDLIERDFDLSETVDIFSCISENADENKKYCDLFCENYISEKFKIYILSNYAVYLSFYNYTYAYDKLLDILSESSKFYYTFTGRMGIKRKYQKNPATILVLKVKLGDEEDNTSTVFKEVEPLSEYDILRSDYKIIDNKSVDKEENKTDLVKQITTQTKDEAIEKREDTNCMALENDTLNGICNNVDEKNFNTCDENNCIKNNVNNEEINNDISENTPIESNGKKTWKLKDFDPDTDILEEPYFFDSQNNYFKILSFDEQIALINYCFSIIRFNPHYDEIKFEKLNAIISRCLKSYDVNIENGENGKRGGNHLLQIKYQNYLLHSCILWFKCKCESFRLKTVDRSQAQLNELLKEYCNDEPLNKERLKFIYDIYYPTTWEMKKEVGNIMTKTGSVVSAFNIFKDLKLWEEAIQCLIEADRKVEAKELLDTLLEKKKSPPLVCLYGLVNRENCLKYFIKAWDLSNYKYSKAARLIGKHYYNKEMYSECCDYLEKALEISPLLPEIWFILGCAYMKIDKFDQAIKAFTRMISMTNENTAMAYGNLAYLYMKNNVYKAAKICINQAVKINNNEWKYWDTYLKLSIVQNDVDSFCLALTTLCQLNQVKQIQPWVFDYISDLIVNDKQTIIPNKTGLSYLDKIIKTMNVISAHISEYDSFWNAYSFFLFVKGEFEDSFEAKIKEIRSIESMIQRCNVINKIEVLVSKQVSAVKFIYHLMKTHYTEDNKGIFMYQLKNIIESILRKEKYMNHKDISELSEIMEVLK, from the exons AtggataatttaaaaaaagtgtTGTGGTCTATAGAAGAGTTGATTTATACGAATAATCAAGATGAAGATATTTacgaaaaaaaggaaaaggaAATTAAAGagtatttattaaatttgcaTAAAAACAGTTTTGATAATGAAACAGAAAAATTGGAAGACAATGAAAAATGGCTAAGTGATAATTCTACAATATTAGAAGAGTTAGTTGTGGAAAAtggaaatttttttaatctttTAAAATTAGTTAAAGAAtgtaaatatgaaaaatgcaTTACTAATCCATGGGTTAGTAGCATATTTAAGTtaatattagaaaaatttaaaaatgagaACTATTCAACAATTtacgaaataaaaaaagaaatatttaattttatttctgCTGAAAAAGAGCAAGTACAGAAAAGGATAAAAAGAACAGAGGGATTAAAAAAAGGGGCTAATGATTTACCTATTTTTAGTtgctttgtttttttttacgaaatgaaaattttattatgttgtaatatttttttaaatatgtttgTTCAATGCAATTGGACTGGTCCATCTCTAATCattaataatgaaaagaTCAAAAATAATGAGAAATCTGAAgaagataaatattttaacgAATTTGTAGATAGCATAAAGATAAAGAATGacgattttttaaattcatgtTTAGAATTTTTATCACTTGAAGGGGAATATATATACGAATATTGCAACTTGATAAATGCATTTTGCTTatgtatcatatttttagGGTTTCTAAACAATTTTAGTAAACatgatgatgaaaaaaatccACATGGAAAAGAGTACAATAATTTAATGGCTTATTTAGAAAATACTGAAGATACAAAAATCGAAACACGAGAAGAGAAAAACAATGATGGGGAAAATAGTTTAGATTCACTAATTTTTGCAAGAAGTAAATATTTATGGAAAGCaagaatttattttatatggcagagattattttcatcttcaAGTAGTAACTTTATGTATGTATTAAAAGTACATATAATTGATACaccttttaatatatttaaaaacatgAACATATTACCGaataattttgatttaatAGAAAGAGATTTTGATTTATCTGAAACAGTAGATATATTTAGTTGTATAAGCGAAAATgcagatgaaaataaaaaatattgtgatttattttgtgaaaattatatttctgaaaaatttaaaatatatatattatcaaattatgCAGTTTATCTGTCTTTTTAcaattatacatatgcatatgaTAAATTATTAGACATATTATCTGAAAGTagtaaattttattatacatttaCTGGTCGCATGGgtataaaaagaaaataccAAAAAAACCCAGCTACTATTTTAGTGTTGAAAGTCAAATTGGGAGATGAAGAAGATAATACATCGACTGTTTTTAAAGAAGTAGAGCCTCTAAGTgaatatgatatattaagaagtgattataaaattatagataACAAGAGTGTggataaagaagaaaataaaactgATTTGGTTAAACAAATCACTACACAAACTAAAGATGAAGCAATTGAAAAGAGAGAGGACACAAATTGTATGGCTCTCGAAAATGATACACTAAATGGGATATGTAATAATGTAGATGAGAAAAATTTTAATACTtgtgatgaaaataattgtaTAAAGAATAATGTcaataatgaagaaataaataatgatatctCAGAAAACACACCAATAGAATctaatggaaaaaaaactTGGAAATTGAAAGATTTCGATCCAGATACTGACATATTAGAAGAaccttatttttttgattcgcaaaataactattttaaaatattatcttTTGACGAGCAAATAGCGTTAATTAATTACTGTTTTTCTATAATACGTTTTAATCCACATTATGACGaaataaaatttgaaaaacTAAATGCTATAATATCAAGATGCTTAAAAAGCTATGATGTCAATATTGAGAACGGGGAAAATGGTAAAAGGGGAGGAAATCATTTGTtgcaaataaaatatcagaACTATCTTTTACATTCGTGTATACTATGGTTCAAATGCAAATGTGAATCATTCAGATTAAAAACTGTCGACCGTTCTCAAGCTCAATTAAATGAGTTATTAAAAGAATATTGTAATGATGAACCCCTAAATAAAGAAAGACTAAAGtttatttatgatatatattaccCTACTACTTGGGAAATGAAAAAGGAAGTAGGAAATATTATGACTAAAACAGGGTCTGTGGTTTCagcttttaatatttttaaagatTTAAAATTATGGGAAGAAGCTATTCAATGCTTAATAGAAGCAGATCGAAAAGTTGAAGCAAAAGAATTATTAGATACATtacttgaaaaaaaaaaaagtccACCCTTAGTATGTTTATACGGTTTAGTAAATAGGGAAAATTGccttaaatattttataaaggCATGGGatttatcaaattataaatattctaaAGCAGCTCGCCTTATAGGGAAACATTATTACAACAAAGAGATGTATTCGGAATGTTGTGATTATTTAGAAAAAGCATTAGAAATATCTCCGTTATTACCAGAGATATGGTTTATATTGGGGTGCGCATATATGAAAATAGATAAATTTGATCAAGCTATAAAGGCTTTTACACGCATGATAAGTATGACTAATGAGAATACAGCTATGGCGTATGGTAATTtagcatatttatatatgaaaaataatgtttataAAGCAgcaaaaatatgtataaatcaagcagtaaaaattaataataatgaatggAAATATTGGGATACTTATCTTAAATTATCTATTGTACAAAATGATGTAGATAGTTTCTGTTTGGCATTAACTACATTATGCCAATTAAATCAAGTCAAACAAATACAACCTTGGGTATTTGATTATATATCTGATCTTATTGTAAATGACAAACAAACCATAATACCAAATAAAACCGGTTTGAGCTATCTCgacaaaattattaaaactaTGAATGTTATATCTGCACACATTTCAGAATATGATTCATTCTGGAACGCCTATTCCTTTTTCCTTTTTGTAAAGGGCGAATTTGAAGATTCGTTTGAGGCAAAGATAAAGGAAATACGATCAATAGAG AGTATGATACAGAGGTGTAAtgttataaacaaaattgaAGTATTAGTTTCAAAACAAGTGAGTGCCGtcaaatttatatatcaCTTGATGAAAACTCACTATACCGAAGACAATAAGGG AATATTTATGTATCAACTCAAGAATATTATCGAGTCAATTTTAAGaaaggaaaaatatatgaaccaCAAAGACATAAGTGAATTATCTGAAATTATGGAAGTTTTAAAATGA